In a single window of the Pseudochaenichthys georgianus chromosome 16, fPseGeo1.2, whole genome shotgun sequence genome:
- the epn1a gene encoding epsin-1 isoform X1: protein MSTSSLRRQVKNIVHNYSEAEIKVREATSNDPWGPSSSLMSEIADLTYNVVAFSEIMSMVWKRLNDHGKNWRHVYKAMTLMEYLIKTGSERVAQQCRENIYAVQTLKDFQFIDRDGKDQGVNVREKAKQLVTLLKDEERLREERIHALKTKEKMAQTSSGEIASSAPSAPSLGGSLSAGSHSGGADPEQAWPQSTGEEDLQLQLALAMSKEEAEQTNKDPLEDAELSYAITLSKDAQQKEERLRRGDDLRLQMALEESRREKKKPEEGSLMELSASDPWGAAGAAAPLSSAGPSPPPSIPAPAASGPWGAAPADPWGVTSPTSPTSSDPWGGGAPPNIALPPDPWGETSNRVNNVDPWASSAVTPPSADPWGPPVPPSTSSSGGPVDPWAGEGALPASDLITSDIWSGTALHTNGTGDPERRGSPAIGCNSTGSPVPFDLSSLGSSLPVRKTPESFLGPNAALVDLDSLLSSKPKPKQPPPPSISSSSAHNPFLQNTGSSPIPGMAVTPGSTISSRGVSPIPACSNPFGVAPPMSSISPQPSSLGLSLRSSPVPPNPMLSMMQPGMGMGQMTVGMGAPGMGMGMMQASPMGMPFSGLSPMAPPGSVFMGHGGGPPPQLILGGPSGSGVMGAGGSVGGGGTTGASTNPFLL from the exons ATGTCGACCTCATCGCTACGGCGACAAGTAAAGAACATCGTCCACAACTATTCAGAGGCTGAAATCAAG GTTAGAGAGGCGACGTCCAATGACCCCTGGggccccagcagctctctgatGTCAGAGATTGCTGATCTGACCTACAATGTTGTGGCCTTCTCGGAAATCATGAGCATGGTGTGGAAGCGCCTCAATGACCACGGCAAGAACTGGAGACATGTGTACaag GCTATGACTCTTATGGAGTACCTGATCAAGACGGGTTCAGAACGTGTTGCCCAACAGTGCAGAGAGAACATATACGCAGTCCAGACCCTCAAGGATTTCCAGTTCATAGACAGAGACGGCAAAGACCAG GGGGTAAATGTTAGAGAGAAAGCCAAACAGCTGGTGACACTGCTAAAAGATGAAGAGAGACTAAGAGAGGAGAGGATCCACGCCCTCAAAACCAAAGAGAAGATGGCACAAACCTCCAGTGGTGAGATTG CCTCCTCAGCTCCCTCAGCACCCAGCCTGGGAGGCAGCCTGTCAGCGGGCTCCCACTCTGGGGGGGCCGACCCTGAGCAGGCGTGGCCCCAGAGCACTGGAGAGGAAGATCTGCAACTCCAGCTGGCTCTGGCCATGAGTAAAGAAGAGGCAGAGCAG ACTAACAAGGACCCTCTGGAGGACGCAGAGCTCAGCTATGCTATCACACTCAGCAAAGATGCGCAACAAAAG GAAGAGCGACTGCGCAGAGGAGACGACCTGAGACTGCAGATGGCCCTGGAGGAGAGCAGGAGGGAAAAGAAGAAGCCGGAGGAG GGCTCTCTGATGGAGCTGAGTGCAAGCGACCCCTGGGGGGCCGCCGGTGCTGCGGCCCCTTTGAGCTCTGCCGGCCCCTCGCCTCCACCCTCGATTCCTGCCCCTGCTGCCTCAGGTCCTTGGGGCGCAGCTCCTGCAGACCCATGGGGGGTTACGTCACCCACATCCCCTACAAGCTCTGACCCCTGGGGTGGGGGAGCTCCACCCAATATAGCCCTGCCCCCTGACCCCTGGGGAGAGACGTCCAACAGAGTTAACAACGTCGACCCCTGGGCGAGTTCAG CTGTGACCCCCCCCAGTGCCGACCCCTGGGGCCCCCCGGTGCCACCCAGCACATCCTCCTCGGGGGGGCCCGTAGACCCCTGGGCAGGTGAAGGGGCTCTCCCTGCCTCTGACCTTATAACCTCCGACATCTGGAGTGGCACCGCCCTACACACAAACGGCACAG GAGACCCGGAGCGACGGGGGTCCCCGGCAATAGGCTGTAACAGCACAGGCTCCCCGGTGCCCTTTGACCTGTCATCTCTTGGTTCTTCACTTCCTGTTCGTAAGACTCCCGAGTCCTTCCTCGGCCCCAACGCAGCGCTGGTGGATCTCGACTCTCTCTTGTCATCTAAACCCAAACCCAAACAGCCACCGCCTCCTTCCATCTCTTCCTCTTCAGCGCACAACCCCTTCCTCCAGAACACAG gCTCATCTCCTATTCCTGGCATGGCAGTGACTCCAGGCAGCACCATTTCCAGTCGGGGGGTTTCTCCAATACCTGCCTGCTCCAACCCGTTTGGCGTGGCCCCCCCCATGAGCTCCATCTCACCTCAGCCCTCCTCACTTGGCCTGAGCCTCCGCTCCAGTCCTGTGCCCCCCAACCCCATGCTGAGCATGATGCAACCAGGAATGGGCATGGGGCAAATGACTGTGGGTATGGGGGCTCCAGGGATGGGCATGGGCATGATGCAGGCCAGCCCCATGGGCATGCCCTTCAGCGGCCTCTCGCCTATGGCCCCCCCAGGCTCGGTTTTTATGGGGCACGGAGGCGGACCACCTCCTCAGCTGATTTTGGGTGGGCCAAGTGGATCCGGAGTGATGGGGGCAGGAGGGTCAGTGGGAGGCGGAGGAACGACGGGAGCGAGCACCAACCCTTTCCTTCTTTGA
- the epn1a gene encoding epsin-1 isoform X4 has translation MSTSSLRRQVKNIVHNYSEAEIKVREATSNDPWGPSSSLMSEIADLTYNVVAFSEIMSMVWKRLNDHGKNWRHVYKAMTLMEYLIKTGSERVAQQCRENIYAVQTLKDFQFIDRDGKDQGVNVREKAKQLVTLLKDEERLREERIHALKTKEKMAQTSSASSAPSAPSLGGSLSAGSHSGGADPEQAWPQSTGEEDLQLQLALAMSKEEAEQEERLRRGDDLRLQMALEESRREKKKPEEGSLMELSASDPWGAAGAAAPLSSAGPSPPPSIPAPAASGPWGAAPADPWGVTSPTSPTSSDPWGGGAPPNIALPPDPWGETSNRVNNVDPWASSAVTPPSADPWGPPVPPSTSSSGGPVDPWAGEGALPASDLITSDIWSGTALHTNGTGDPERRGSPAIGCNSTGSPVPFDLSSLGSSLPVRKTPESFLGPNAALVDLDSLLSSKPKPKQPPPPSISSSSAHNPFLQNTGSSPIPGMAVTPGSTISSRGVSPIPACSNPFGVAPPMSSISPQPSSLGLSLRSSPVPPNPMLSMMQPGMGMGQMTVGMGAPGMGMGMMQASPMGMPFSGLSPMAPPGSVFMGHGGGPPPQLILGGPSGSGVMGAGGSVGGGGTTGASTNPFLL, from the exons ATGTCGACCTCATCGCTACGGCGACAAGTAAAGAACATCGTCCACAACTATTCAGAGGCTGAAATCAAG GTTAGAGAGGCGACGTCCAATGACCCCTGGggccccagcagctctctgatGTCAGAGATTGCTGATCTGACCTACAATGTTGTGGCCTTCTCGGAAATCATGAGCATGGTGTGGAAGCGCCTCAATGACCACGGCAAGAACTGGAGACATGTGTACaag GCTATGACTCTTATGGAGTACCTGATCAAGACGGGTTCAGAACGTGTTGCCCAACAGTGCAGAGAGAACATATACGCAGTCCAGACCCTCAAGGATTTCCAGTTCATAGACAGAGACGGCAAAGACCAG GGGGTAAATGTTAGAGAGAAAGCCAAACAGCTGGTGACACTGCTAAAAGATGAAGAGAGACTAAGAGAGGAGAGGATCCACGCCCTCAAAACCAAAGAGAAGATGGCACAAACCTCCAGTG CCTCCTCAGCTCCCTCAGCACCCAGCCTGGGAGGCAGCCTGTCAGCGGGCTCCCACTCTGGGGGGGCCGACCCTGAGCAGGCGTGGCCCCAGAGCACTGGAGAGGAAGATCTGCAACTCCAGCTGGCTCTGGCCATGAGTAAAGAAGAGGCAGAGCAG GAAGAGCGACTGCGCAGAGGAGACGACCTGAGACTGCAGATGGCCCTGGAGGAGAGCAGGAGGGAAAAGAAGAAGCCGGAGGAG GGCTCTCTGATGGAGCTGAGTGCAAGCGACCCCTGGGGGGCCGCCGGTGCTGCGGCCCCTTTGAGCTCTGCCGGCCCCTCGCCTCCACCCTCGATTCCTGCCCCTGCTGCCTCAGGTCCTTGGGGCGCAGCTCCTGCAGACCCATGGGGGGTTACGTCACCCACATCCCCTACAAGCTCTGACCCCTGGGGTGGGGGAGCTCCACCCAATATAGCCCTGCCCCCTGACCCCTGGGGAGAGACGTCCAACAGAGTTAACAACGTCGACCCCTGGGCGAGTTCAG CTGTGACCCCCCCCAGTGCCGACCCCTGGGGCCCCCCGGTGCCACCCAGCACATCCTCCTCGGGGGGGCCCGTAGACCCCTGGGCAGGTGAAGGGGCTCTCCCTGCCTCTGACCTTATAACCTCCGACATCTGGAGTGGCACCGCCCTACACACAAACGGCACAG GAGACCCGGAGCGACGGGGGTCCCCGGCAATAGGCTGTAACAGCACAGGCTCCCCGGTGCCCTTTGACCTGTCATCTCTTGGTTCTTCACTTCCTGTTCGTAAGACTCCCGAGTCCTTCCTCGGCCCCAACGCAGCGCTGGTGGATCTCGACTCTCTCTTGTCATCTAAACCCAAACCCAAACAGCCACCGCCTCCTTCCATCTCTTCCTCTTCAGCGCACAACCCCTTCCTCCAGAACACAG gCTCATCTCCTATTCCTGGCATGGCAGTGACTCCAGGCAGCACCATTTCCAGTCGGGGGGTTTCTCCAATACCTGCCTGCTCCAACCCGTTTGGCGTGGCCCCCCCCATGAGCTCCATCTCACCTCAGCCCTCCTCACTTGGCCTGAGCCTCCGCTCCAGTCCTGTGCCCCCCAACCCCATGCTGAGCATGATGCAACCAGGAATGGGCATGGGGCAAATGACTGTGGGTATGGGGGCTCCAGGGATGGGCATGGGCATGATGCAGGCCAGCCCCATGGGCATGCCCTTCAGCGGCCTCTCGCCTATGGCCCCCCCAGGCTCGGTTTTTATGGGGCACGGAGGCGGACCACCTCCTCAGCTGATTTTGGGTGGGCCAAGTGGATCCGGAGTGATGGGGGCAGGAGGGTCAGTGGGAGGCGGAGGAACGACGGGAGCGAGCACCAACCCTTTCCTTCTTTGA
- the epn1a gene encoding epsin-1 isoform X2 yields MSTSSLRRQVKNIVHNYSEAEIKVREATSNDPWGPSSSLMSEIADLTYNVVAFSEIMSMVWKRLNDHGKNWRHVYKAMTLMEYLIKTGSERVAQQCRENIYAVQTLKDFQFIDRDGKDQGVNVREKAKQLVTLLKDEERLREERIHALKTKEKMAQTSSASSAPSAPSLGGSLSAGSHSGGADPEQAWPQSTGEEDLQLQLALAMSKEEAEQTNKDPLEDAELSYAITLSKDAQQKEERLRRGDDLRLQMALEESRREKKKPEEGSLMELSASDPWGAAGAAAPLSSAGPSPPPSIPAPAASGPWGAAPADPWGVTSPTSPTSSDPWGGGAPPNIALPPDPWGETSNRVNNVDPWASSAVTPPSADPWGPPVPPSTSSSGGPVDPWAGEGALPASDLITSDIWSGTALHTNGTGDPERRGSPAIGCNSTGSPVPFDLSSLGSSLPVRKTPESFLGPNAALVDLDSLLSSKPKPKQPPPPSISSSSAHNPFLQNTGSSPIPGMAVTPGSTISSRGVSPIPACSNPFGVAPPMSSISPQPSSLGLSLRSSPVPPNPMLSMMQPGMGMGQMTVGMGAPGMGMGMMQASPMGMPFSGLSPMAPPGSVFMGHGGGPPPQLILGGPSGSGVMGAGGSVGGGGTTGASTNPFLL; encoded by the exons ATGTCGACCTCATCGCTACGGCGACAAGTAAAGAACATCGTCCACAACTATTCAGAGGCTGAAATCAAG GTTAGAGAGGCGACGTCCAATGACCCCTGGggccccagcagctctctgatGTCAGAGATTGCTGATCTGACCTACAATGTTGTGGCCTTCTCGGAAATCATGAGCATGGTGTGGAAGCGCCTCAATGACCACGGCAAGAACTGGAGACATGTGTACaag GCTATGACTCTTATGGAGTACCTGATCAAGACGGGTTCAGAACGTGTTGCCCAACAGTGCAGAGAGAACATATACGCAGTCCAGACCCTCAAGGATTTCCAGTTCATAGACAGAGACGGCAAAGACCAG GGGGTAAATGTTAGAGAGAAAGCCAAACAGCTGGTGACACTGCTAAAAGATGAAGAGAGACTAAGAGAGGAGAGGATCCACGCCCTCAAAACCAAAGAGAAGATGGCACAAACCTCCAGTG CCTCCTCAGCTCCCTCAGCACCCAGCCTGGGAGGCAGCCTGTCAGCGGGCTCCCACTCTGGGGGGGCCGACCCTGAGCAGGCGTGGCCCCAGAGCACTGGAGAGGAAGATCTGCAACTCCAGCTGGCTCTGGCCATGAGTAAAGAAGAGGCAGAGCAG ACTAACAAGGACCCTCTGGAGGACGCAGAGCTCAGCTATGCTATCACACTCAGCAAAGATGCGCAACAAAAG GAAGAGCGACTGCGCAGAGGAGACGACCTGAGACTGCAGATGGCCCTGGAGGAGAGCAGGAGGGAAAAGAAGAAGCCGGAGGAG GGCTCTCTGATGGAGCTGAGTGCAAGCGACCCCTGGGGGGCCGCCGGTGCTGCGGCCCCTTTGAGCTCTGCCGGCCCCTCGCCTCCACCCTCGATTCCTGCCCCTGCTGCCTCAGGTCCTTGGGGCGCAGCTCCTGCAGACCCATGGGGGGTTACGTCACCCACATCCCCTACAAGCTCTGACCCCTGGGGTGGGGGAGCTCCACCCAATATAGCCCTGCCCCCTGACCCCTGGGGAGAGACGTCCAACAGAGTTAACAACGTCGACCCCTGGGCGAGTTCAG CTGTGACCCCCCCCAGTGCCGACCCCTGGGGCCCCCCGGTGCCACCCAGCACATCCTCCTCGGGGGGGCCCGTAGACCCCTGGGCAGGTGAAGGGGCTCTCCCTGCCTCTGACCTTATAACCTCCGACATCTGGAGTGGCACCGCCCTACACACAAACGGCACAG GAGACCCGGAGCGACGGGGGTCCCCGGCAATAGGCTGTAACAGCACAGGCTCCCCGGTGCCCTTTGACCTGTCATCTCTTGGTTCTTCACTTCCTGTTCGTAAGACTCCCGAGTCCTTCCTCGGCCCCAACGCAGCGCTGGTGGATCTCGACTCTCTCTTGTCATCTAAACCCAAACCCAAACAGCCACCGCCTCCTTCCATCTCTTCCTCTTCAGCGCACAACCCCTTCCTCCAGAACACAG gCTCATCTCCTATTCCTGGCATGGCAGTGACTCCAGGCAGCACCATTTCCAGTCGGGGGGTTTCTCCAATACCTGCCTGCTCCAACCCGTTTGGCGTGGCCCCCCCCATGAGCTCCATCTCACCTCAGCCCTCCTCACTTGGCCTGAGCCTCCGCTCCAGTCCTGTGCCCCCCAACCCCATGCTGAGCATGATGCAACCAGGAATGGGCATGGGGCAAATGACTGTGGGTATGGGGGCTCCAGGGATGGGCATGGGCATGATGCAGGCCAGCCCCATGGGCATGCCCTTCAGCGGCCTCTCGCCTATGGCCCCCCCAGGCTCGGTTTTTATGGGGCACGGAGGCGGACCACCTCCTCAGCTGATTTTGGGTGGGCCAAGTGGATCCGGAGTGATGGGGGCAGGAGGGTCAGTGGGAGGCGGAGGAACGACGGGAGCGAGCACCAACCCTTTCCTTCTTTGA
- the epn1a gene encoding epsin-1 isoform X3, translated as MSTSSLRRQVKNIVHNYSEAEIKVREATSNDPWGPSSSLMSEIADLTYNVVAFSEIMSMVWKRLNDHGKNWRHVYKAMTLMEYLIKTGSERVAQQCRENIYAVQTLKDFQFIDRDGKDQGVNVREKAKQLVTLLKDEERLREERIHALKTKEKMAQTSSGEIASSAPSAPSLGGSLSAGSHSGGADPEQAWPQSTGEEDLQLQLALAMSKEEAEQEERLRRGDDLRLQMALEESRREKKKPEEGSLMELSASDPWGAAGAAAPLSSAGPSPPPSIPAPAASGPWGAAPADPWGVTSPTSPTSSDPWGGGAPPNIALPPDPWGETSNRVNNVDPWASSAVTPPSADPWGPPVPPSTSSSGGPVDPWAGEGALPASDLITSDIWSGTALHTNGTGDPERRGSPAIGCNSTGSPVPFDLSSLGSSLPVRKTPESFLGPNAALVDLDSLLSSKPKPKQPPPPSISSSSAHNPFLQNTGSSPIPGMAVTPGSTISSRGVSPIPACSNPFGVAPPMSSISPQPSSLGLSLRSSPVPPNPMLSMMQPGMGMGQMTVGMGAPGMGMGMMQASPMGMPFSGLSPMAPPGSVFMGHGGGPPPQLILGGPSGSGVMGAGGSVGGGGTTGASTNPFLL; from the exons ATGTCGACCTCATCGCTACGGCGACAAGTAAAGAACATCGTCCACAACTATTCAGAGGCTGAAATCAAG GTTAGAGAGGCGACGTCCAATGACCCCTGGggccccagcagctctctgatGTCAGAGATTGCTGATCTGACCTACAATGTTGTGGCCTTCTCGGAAATCATGAGCATGGTGTGGAAGCGCCTCAATGACCACGGCAAGAACTGGAGACATGTGTACaag GCTATGACTCTTATGGAGTACCTGATCAAGACGGGTTCAGAACGTGTTGCCCAACAGTGCAGAGAGAACATATACGCAGTCCAGACCCTCAAGGATTTCCAGTTCATAGACAGAGACGGCAAAGACCAG GGGGTAAATGTTAGAGAGAAAGCCAAACAGCTGGTGACACTGCTAAAAGATGAAGAGAGACTAAGAGAGGAGAGGATCCACGCCCTCAAAACCAAAGAGAAGATGGCACAAACCTCCAGTGGTGAGATTG CCTCCTCAGCTCCCTCAGCACCCAGCCTGGGAGGCAGCCTGTCAGCGGGCTCCCACTCTGGGGGGGCCGACCCTGAGCAGGCGTGGCCCCAGAGCACTGGAGAGGAAGATCTGCAACTCCAGCTGGCTCTGGCCATGAGTAAAGAAGAGGCAGAGCAG GAAGAGCGACTGCGCAGAGGAGACGACCTGAGACTGCAGATGGCCCTGGAGGAGAGCAGGAGGGAAAAGAAGAAGCCGGAGGAG GGCTCTCTGATGGAGCTGAGTGCAAGCGACCCCTGGGGGGCCGCCGGTGCTGCGGCCCCTTTGAGCTCTGCCGGCCCCTCGCCTCCACCCTCGATTCCTGCCCCTGCTGCCTCAGGTCCTTGGGGCGCAGCTCCTGCAGACCCATGGGGGGTTACGTCACCCACATCCCCTACAAGCTCTGACCCCTGGGGTGGGGGAGCTCCACCCAATATAGCCCTGCCCCCTGACCCCTGGGGAGAGACGTCCAACAGAGTTAACAACGTCGACCCCTGGGCGAGTTCAG CTGTGACCCCCCCCAGTGCCGACCCCTGGGGCCCCCCGGTGCCACCCAGCACATCCTCCTCGGGGGGGCCCGTAGACCCCTGGGCAGGTGAAGGGGCTCTCCCTGCCTCTGACCTTATAACCTCCGACATCTGGAGTGGCACCGCCCTACACACAAACGGCACAG GAGACCCGGAGCGACGGGGGTCCCCGGCAATAGGCTGTAACAGCACAGGCTCCCCGGTGCCCTTTGACCTGTCATCTCTTGGTTCTTCACTTCCTGTTCGTAAGACTCCCGAGTCCTTCCTCGGCCCCAACGCAGCGCTGGTGGATCTCGACTCTCTCTTGTCATCTAAACCCAAACCCAAACAGCCACCGCCTCCTTCCATCTCTTCCTCTTCAGCGCACAACCCCTTCCTCCAGAACACAG gCTCATCTCCTATTCCTGGCATGGCAGTGACTCCAGGCAGCACCATTTCCAGTCGGGGGGTTTCTCCAATACCTGCCTGCTCCAACCCGTTTGGCGTGGCCCCCCCCATGAGCTCCATCTCACCTCAGCCCTCCTCACTTGGCCTGAGCCTCCGCTCCAGTCCTGTGCCCCCCAACCCCATGCTGAGCATGATGCAACCAGGAATGGGCATGGGGCAAATGACTGTGGGTATGGGGGCTCCAGGGATGGGCATGGGCATGATGCAGGCCAGCCCCATGGGCATGCCCTTCAGCGGCCTCTCGCCTATGGCCCCCCCAGGCTCGGTTTTTATGGGGCACGGAGGCGGACCACCTCCTCAGCTGATTTTGGGTGGGCCAAGTGGATCCGGAGTGATGGGGGCAGGAGGGTCAGTGGGAGGCGGAGGAACGACGGGAGCGAGCACCAACCCTTTCCTTCTTTGA
- the sbk3 gene encoding uncharacterized serine/threonine-protein kinase SBK3: MTDSAAQELDERCFLSAQSMPNLKVSEHFQVLKLLGEGSYGKVMLAVHRKRGTPMALKFFPRQSTSLTSFLREYNLSLSYCTHPSLTRALGIFFSTPTYYVFAQQAGLYGDLYDVIVSEVGVDEERVQRVMSQLSGAVTHLHSLGFVHRDIKPENIFLCDSSCRWVKLGDFGLSRAIGSTVRAVWYDSPFCTPEVEPAKEAQTEWDGTEEEMEEIWITVEPCIDSWALGVLVYCLLTGCFPWEQSTHDDRGYRRYKEWFDSEVEKEEKMRHCEWRGEEERDCYTIMKENQRNNPPPSQFEGLSPLAMTLLKELLHPEPKHRGSPEEILSYLGGPWLTETEVEENRKAEEAEKEARKIREEGGVEEELAREGKGER; encoded by the exons ATGACA gATTCAGCAGCTCAGGAACTTGACGAGCGATGTTTCCTGTCGGCGCAGTCCATGCCCAATCTGAAGGTGTCCGAACATTTTCAGGTCCTAAaactcctgggagagggatcctacGGAAAGGTCATGTTAGCTGTCCACAGAAAGAGAG GAACCCCTATGGCTCTCAAGTTCTTCCCTCGCCAGTCTACATCGCTCACCTCTTTCCTGCGTGAATACAATCTCTCCCTTTCCTACTGCACCCATCCTTCTCTGACACGGGCCCTCGGCATCTTCTTTTCTACGCCGACCTACTATGTATTTGCCCAACAAGCTGGTCTATACGGTGACCTCTACGACGTGATAGTGTCAGAG GTTGGCGTGGATGAAGAGCGTGTCCAGAGGGTGATGTCCCAGCTGAGCGGTGCCGTAACACATCTCCACTCCCTGGGCTTTGTCCACCGCGACATAAAACCTGAGAATATCTTCCTGTGTGACAGTTCCTGTCGCTGGGTCAAACTGGGCGACTTCGGCCTGTCCCGGGCCATCGGCTCCACTGTGCGCGCCGTCTGGTACGACTCTCCCTTCTGCACTCCTGAGGTGGAACCAGCCAAGGAGGCGCAGACAGAGTGGGATGGGACTGAGGAGGAGATGGAAGAGATTTGGATCACAGTGGAGCCCTGTATTGACAGCTGGGCCCTTGGTGTGCTCGTATATTGCCTCCTAACTGGGTGCTTCCCCTGGGAGCAGAGCACCCATGATGACCGCGGCTATCGTAGATACAAGGAGTGGTTTGACAGTGAGGTAGAAAAGGAGGAGAAGATGAGGCACTGTGAGTGGAGAGGCGAGGAGGAAAGAGACTGTTACACTATCATGAAGGAGAACCAAAGGAACAACCCTCCTCCCTCACAGTTTGAGGGCCTCAGCCCACTAGCGATGACTCTTTTGAAGGAGCTGCTCCATCCAGAGCCCAAACACAGAGGAAGCCCCGAGGAGATCCTGAGCTACCTGGGAGGGCCGTGGCTGACAGAGACAGAAGTTGAAGAGAATAGGAAAGCCGAGGAGGCAGAGAAGGAGGCAAGAAAAAtaagagaggagggaggagtaGAAGAAGAGCTGGCGAGGGAGGGAAAAGGGGAGAGATAA